Below is a window of Pirellulales bacterium DNA.
GCGCAGCCCAGGCCGAAGTACAGATTGCCCTGCGCATCGCGGGCCAGGCCCATGGCATCGACGCCATTGGTACTGGCGTCGGGCTGGGGCCAATCGGCCGCCACGACGACCTCGCGGTCGGGCCGGCCATCGGCGTTGTCGTCGACCAGCCGCGAGACGCGACCGTTGGCCGAGACATACAAACCGTCGGGCGCGGCGAGCAGCGCGATCGGCGAGCGAAACTGCGTGTCGTACCAATACGGCTCGACGTGTTCTTCGAGTCCATCGCCGTCGCGATCGGTCAGCTCGTGAATCCGCCCGTCGTAGCCCAGCGCCAGCAGCCGCCCGTCGTCCAGATAGAGCAAATCGTTGACGTTCGGCAGCGCCACCGGCAACTCACGCACCTCGCAGCCGGGTTCCAGCACATGGATCGGCGAACCGACGGCCCGTTCGGCCGCCAGGAGTCCGGCATGCTTGTGACGGAGATAGTCGTCGACCTGTGCCAGCTCGCCCTCGTCCAAGGCCCGCGAGTAAATGAGCACTTCGGCCAGTTCGCCGTCGAAGAAGCCGCGGGCATACGGCGGGCCGGGCTCGTTGCGATACCACCGGCAGCCGAGATGCAACTGTTCGGCGGCGAGCGTTTCGACCGCGCGCGGGCGCCGGCCGTGCGGTTGGCCGTCGAACGTGAACTGAACGCCGGCATCGTTGCCCGAGGTGCCGCGAAGCGCGAGCCGATGAAACTCGCCCAACGCATACCGGCCGTCGAGCAGGTCGCCCGCACCGCCGAAGCCGCGTCCCTCGACGTTGAGCACCTGAAAGTCGGGCGACGCCAGGGGGCCCAAGTCGACGTTGAGCCCGGCCACGTAGTCGTTCGCCTGTCGCGGGTGCCAGGCCAGCAGCCCGCGAAACTCGCCCTCGTTGGATTTCGGCGCCGCCACGAGCAACAGCGTGAAGTCGGTCCATTCGGCGGCCAGCGATTCGATCGCGAGGTGATCGTCCTGGCCATCGAAGCGCACGCGCGGGCCCGCTGGGGCCGAGCCGCTGCCGACCCATTGCGGCTGAAACGCGGCAGCCGGCTGCACCAGGTGCCTGCCGTGTCCGCTGGCATCGCTCCACCGCGCGAGTGGTCCGGCTGCCGGGGTGTCTGAGCCCGGCCGCGTAGCGTCGAGCCAAAGTTCCAGCCCCGCGACGACGGGCAGGCTGGCGTCGGCCCAGGGTTCGACGGCCGACGCGCGCTGTGCCCAGGCGCCGACGACGAGCAGCAATCCCAGACCGATGAACCGACCGCTCACAACTGCCACCTTCTGGACAGAACGCCGAATCGACCCCGGGGCGCGATTATCGACTCCCGAGGGGTGCCCGGCAATTGACGCGCGCCGACCGTCCCCGCGAGAATCGGTCACCATGCCAGGCGTCTACGACCATCACCTGCAAGTTCGTCCCGAGGAGATCGACATCCTCGGTCACGTCAACAATCTCGCGTATCTGCGGTGGATGGTCGACGCCGCGCTCGCGCATTCCCACGTCCAGGGTTGGGACAACGATTCGTATTTGAAGCTGGGTCATGGCTGGGTCGTGCGCGGCCACGAGATCACCTACCTGCGTTCGGCCATGCCCAACGACGCGGTGATCGTCCGCACTTGGATCGCCGACTGGAGCCGCGTGACCAGCCGGCGCCGCTACCTCATCTTGCGCCGCGACGACGAGGCCGTGCTGGCCCGGGCCATGACCCATTGGGCCTACATCGACTTCAAGTCGGGTAAGCCCCGGCGGATTCCCGAAGAGGTGTCGGCCGCGTTCGTCGTGGTCGGCGACGAACCGCCGGGCCTGCTCAGCGACGCACCGCGTTAACGATCGCCGCCCGCGCGTCGCGCTGCGCATGGCCGGCGGCTTCCCGCGTCATGCCGTCCGAGCTGGCGTCAGATCAATCGATCGACCGGCTCGGCCAGGCGGCGAAACGTGGCGGTGGGCACGGCCAGCGTGTCCCACTTGGGTGAGATCTGCCGGGCAAAGTGCACGTACTCGTGCAGCCGCACGCCGACGAACGCATAGAGCCTGCCGCGACAGGCAAACAACTGCTCGGCCGGCAACGGGGCCACGTCGCCGACGACTTCGTAGGCGAACAAGATCAGCGCGGCGAACGACGCACCGAAGGCCGTTTCCCATTGCGCCAGGCTATCGACCTCGTCGCGCGTCGACCAGTTCTTCCAATAACGCTTCTGCCGCCCCGAGGGAAACTGCCGCCCCTTGACGTCGATCAGCCAGTTCCCGGCGGCGCCGGGCGCGTGCGCCGCGCGCGGCGACGAGACGATAAAGTCGAGGCTCTTGAGCGACTCGCGTCCGACCAGCGAGCGCCGCTGCTCGTCGACGGCCACGTAGGGCGCCGCCCGGCCGCGCAGATATTCCTCGAACGCCACCTCGTAGTGGTTGCTGCGTTTGGTCATGGGGCGAGCCATCCGGCGGAAACCGGGAACACCATCGAGAACAGCGAGCGCACGCCGCCGTGCACGCGCGTCGACCGCCAGCCGCTCGCCCAGCGCTGGCCCGTCGAAGTGGCCGCATTCTAACCGCCGCGAAGCGCCCGCCTCAATCCGCGGCGGCCAGAGGTTACAGCATCGCCCGAATCGCCGCGGCGATCTTTTCCGGGTCGAGCGTGTCGAGCTCCCGGGTCTCGCGCTGGGCGAGGTGCTTCACCTGGCAGCGGCCAGCTTGCCATTCGGTTTCGCCGACGATCACCGCGAGGCGGATGCCGCGGGCATCGGCATATTTCAACTGGTCGCCCAGCCGCTTCGGCTCGGGATAGACCTCGACGTTCAGGCGCGCACCCGGGGCCGATGGCCCGTTGCCAATTCCACCCGCCATACGCAGCCCGGCCGCTAGCCGCTGGTAGTCGGCCAACCGGCTGGCCTCGAAGTACGGGATGAAGACGTCGGCCGGGCTCGTGGCCTTCGCGGCCGCTCCCAGCTCTTCGAGCGCCGCCAGCAGCCGGTCCAAGCCCAGCGACGCGCCGATGCCCGGCAGCCGCTGCTTGGTATACAGTTCGGCCAGGTTGTCGTAGCGCCCGCCCGAGCAGACGCTGCCGATCCCCGGCAATGCGCCCAGAAAGGTCTCGAACACGGTCCCGGTGTAGTAGTCAAGTCCGCGGGCAATCGAGACGTCGAGCTTCAAGCAACTCTCGCCCTGCCAGACCGCGGCGCAGGCGCCGCGCAACGTGTCGAGCTGTTGGACTCCCTCGCTGCCGGTGGCGCTGCCTTTGACCAGCTCGGCCAATTGGGCGATCGTCGCCGCATTGCTCTCGGCCGGCTGGGCCGGATCGTACGAGTCGGCGATCGCCGCCAGCTTGAGCACCTCGTCGGCCTGCGCGGCCGTCGCGCCGGCGGCAGCCACGAGTTCCTCGGCCACCTTGTCGCGGCCGATCTTGGCCAGCTTGTCGAGGGCCCGCAGCACGGCGGCCGAGCGCTCGCGCAGGCCCAGGTTTTCCAAGAGTCCGTTCAGCACGCGGCGGTTGTTGACGTGAATCGTAAAGGCATCGATTCCCAGGGCCCGAAACAAATCGGCGATCACCAGCGTCGTTTCGATATCGGCGGCGATCGACTCGGTGCCGATCGTGTCGAAGTCGCACTGCATGAATTCGCGGTAGCGCCCGCGCTGGGTGTTTTCGCCGCGCCAGACCGGGGCGATGTGATAGCGCTTAAACGGCGTGCCCAACGTGGCCACGTGCTGCGCGGCGAACCGCGCCAGCGGTACGGTCAGGTCGAACCGCAGGCCGACCTGGCGGCCACCGCGGTCGGTGAAGCTGTAGAGCTGCTTGTCCGATTCCTCGCCCCCCTTGCCGGCCAGGATCTCGAGGTATTCCAAGGCCGGCGTGTCGATCGGCGCGAAGCCGTATGAGCGGTAGACCGCGCGGGCCGTATCGATCAGCCGTTCGCGCAGGAGCATCGCCGCGGGGAGGTAATCCCGAAACCCCTTGAGCGTGCGTGGTTCAATCACGGTCCCGTCCTTCCCCTGGCACTTGTCTGGCGCGTCAACCGGCCACGGGCAGCAGCGGCGGCTGCGGGCTGCGCAGCGAATGATCCACCTGGCGGCGCTTGCCCTTGCCGCGGCGTGCTTGCTTGCGCTCCTTCGCAGCCTGATCGTCGGACCGGGGCCCCATCACGGCCTCGGCATACTCGTCGATCTGCTCGGCCGTCTCGAAATAGCGGTCGTAGACGTAGTGGTCCTCGTACTCGCAATCGTCGGTCGTGTATTCGCGGCAGATCTGCGGGCGGGTCAAATAAATGCCGCAGCGGTGATCGGCCTGTAGGTGCTTGCACGACGTGTGCACCAGCAGGTACCAGGTCTTCCCCTCGGTGAACAGCGTCGCCTGGTCGTGCAGCAAGTACCACCGCAGGTAATCGAATTCCTTGTAGGTGTGCGGCGTGTCGATCGGCAGGGCGAAGTACCGGCAGCACTTGGCCGTGCAATGGCTGCACAAAGACTCGCCCGGCTTGAGCTTCTCGCGGGGAAACTGCGGCGGTTTGACGACCGGGAGTTCGCTGAGCATCGACATGTCGGGTTCCGTGGCTGTGCCCTACCGCGCGCCGCATGGCGGGCGGTTGATTGCGGCGCCAGCCTAGCAAAGTCGGGCTCTCGCGGCCAAGAGGCCCAGCTCCGCAGATCGTCGCGGACCGTCGAGCCCGATTGTCGCGCGCTGGGCCGCTCGGGTATCTTGCTGGCCAGCGTCATCTCTACGGCCGCCCGTGCGGCAAACCGGACAAGGAGGTCCCCCATGCCCCGCGCGAAGGATCGAACGGCGTCGGCCGCCGCGAAACGATTTCGCATCGACGGCCCGCATCGTCGCCCCGGCCCGCCGGTTGTCGAACAGACCGCTCTGCGAGGTCCCGTGCTCGAGGATCGTTGGGACACGGACGACCCGTCCGACGTTCACCCGCCGCGCAACGAAGACCTGCTGGCAGATTGATCGCGGCCAGCATTGCCCAGCGCCGCGATCCGGCTAAGCTAGCCCGGCATGCGGATTCATGACATTGTCGTTCACAGGCTGGTCGGCGGGACGGTCGACGGCGGATGGCCCGACGGCCATGTGCCCGAGGACGACCTCCACGCGCTCGTCGAGATCGTCACCGACGAGGGCCTTTGCGGCTGGGGCAGCGTCTTTACCGGCCATCGTCTCGTCGAGGCGGGCGTCGACTTCTTGCGCCCGCGCTGGCAGGGCGAAGTGGCGCTCGAGCCCGAGCGGCTGACCGAGAAGCTGCGCCAAGCCTCGTTCTGGCAAGGCCGCGGCGGCACGATCGAGCACGTCATTTCGGGCATCGACATTGCGCTCTGGGACCTGCTCGGCAAGGCGACCGGCCAGCCGGTCTCACGGCTGCTCGGCGGCATCTACCGGCAGCAGATCAAGCCCTACGCTTCGACCCTGTTCGACGAGCCGCCCGTGCTGCGCGACCGTCTGCAAGGGCTCGTCGCGCGCGGGTTCCGCGCGATCAAGCTCGGTTGGCGGCCGTTCGGGCGGCGCAGCGCGGCGTTCGACGAATTGCTCGTTCGCACGGCCCGCGACGCCGTCGGCACCGACGTCGACCTGCTGGTCGATGCCGGCGGCAGCGAGGAATTCTGGCCGCACGGCTACAAATGGGCCCTGACGACGGCGCAAATGCTGGCCCAGTACGACATCGGCTGGTTCGAGGAGCCGCTCGCCCCGGACGACCTGGAAGGCTTTGTCCGGCTGCGCGAACACGCGCCGGTGCCGATCGCCGGCGGCGAGGTTCTCACGCGCCGGCAAGCGTTTTTGCCCTGGATCGAGCGCGGGGCGCTCGACATCGTCCAGCCCGACGCCACGAAGTGCGGCGGGCTGAGCGAAGCGCGAAGGATTGCCTGGCTGGCGGCCGATCATCACTTGGGCTTCGTCAGTCACGGCTGGAACACCGCGCTGGGGCTGGCGGCCGATCTGCACCTGGCGGCTGCGATTCCCGTGGCGCGCTACGTCGAATTCCTCACTCCCGCGCCCTACATCGACCAATTGCTGGTCGAACCGCCGCGCCTCGATGCCGCCGGGATGCTCACGATTCCGCAAACGCCCGGGCTCGGCGTCGAGATCAATCGCGAGGCGCTCAAACGCTTTGCCGGAAGGTGAACGCCGTGCGGCAGACCATCCTCGCTCTGCGCCATGCTCCGCACGAGACGCTGGGCATGCTCGAGCTGCTGCTTGCCGAGCGCGGGCTCGGCTTCGAATACGTCGACACTTACACCGGGGCTTGCCCGCCGCCGGATCGTCGCGAGCCGGCCGGCGTGGTCGTATTGGGCGGACCGATGAACGTCGACCAGGTCGACGAGTACCCGTTCCTGGCGCGCGAACCGCGGTGGATCGCCGAATACCTGGCGGCGGGCACGCCGCTGTTGGGCATTTGCCTGGGCGCACAGCTCGTGGCCAAATCGCTCGGCGCGCGCGTCTTTGCCGCGCCGCGCAAGGAGATCGGCTGGTACGACATCGAGCTGCTGCCGGCGGCCGAAGACGATCCCTTGTTCCATGGGCTCGATGCCGCGCAGCGCGTGTTCCAATGGCACGGCGACACCTTCGATCCCCCGCCGGGTACGGTCCACCTGGCCCGCAGCCAGCAAGTGGCCCAGCAAGCGTATCGTGCCGCCCCCCTGGCTTGGGGCCTGCAATTCCACGCCGAAGTCGATCGGGCGCTGGTCGACGACTGGCTTGACGAACCAGCCGGCCGTTGTGAAATCGAGGCCCTGGACTACATTGACTCAGAGGCGATTCGCCGCCGCGCGGACGAAGAATTGCCCCGGATGCACGCCTTGTCGCGGACCATTTTCGGCCGCTGGGCCGACCTCTGCCGCGGCCGACGCTGAAGCCGGCCACGGTGCCAGCCGCCGCGTCCGCCGGATGGCCGTCTGCGTTCGTCCGATCACCAATTGCGTCTGCCGCGATCGAGATGCCCGGTCATGGAAATCGTCATCACCGCCGTAGGACCCGACAACCGCGGCCTGGCCGATCCGATCGTGCACTACGTCACGGCGCATGGGGCCAATATCGCCGAGATCCAGATGTACGATCATGATGAAGAGCGGCTCTTCGCCATGTACGTGCGGATCGCGATCGGCGACGAGGAAGAACCCGCGCTGCGCGAGGCCATGCAATCCGTGGCCCAAACCACCGGCTTGAGCGTCCGCGTCTGGACGCCGCCGGTCGCGCGCCGCCCGCGCCTGGCAATCTGCACGACGCACCGTCAGGAGCCGCCACTGGCGCTGCTGCGCGCCATCCGCGACGGGCAGATCAAGGCCGTTGCCAGTTGCATGCTGGGCAATCGCCCGTCGTGCCGTTCGCTGGCCGAGCAATTCGGCGTCGAATGGCACGCAATCGGCGACGCGCACGGCAACCCCGACGACGAGCGGATGATCGCGCTGTGCGACGAGTATGAGGTCGACTACATCGTCCTGGCACGCTACATGCGCGTCCTGCCGCCCAGCAGTTGCTGGAAATATGCCGGCGGGCGGATCATCAACCTGCACCACGGGCTGCTGCCCAGCTTTCCCGGGCTACGGCCCTATCAAGAGGCCTATGCCAGCCGGATGCTGACCTATGGCGCAACGTGCCATTTCATCGTGCCCGAGCTCGATGCCGGCAATCAGATCATCTACCAGTCGACGTTCACCGTACCGCCGGGGATGAAACTCGACGACGTGATGCGCCGCGGGCAGGAAGACAACGAGCCACATTGCCTGGTCGAAGGTGTGCGCCGCGTCGTCGAGCGCGAGGTGCGATTGCACTTCCATCGCGTCGTCAGCCGGCAAGGCTGACCGGAGTACCCCCCCATGTCGAGCACGCTCGCCGGACGAATTGCAGCCGCGGCCGCGTTGTTGCTCGCCGTCGTCACCGGGTGCGGCGATGGAAGCACGGTCAAAGAGACGCGCTGGGGCAACGGCACGCTGCAATCGCGCGTGACGCTACGGCCCAGGGCCGAAGGCGGCTATATCCAGGACGGACCCTATACGGTCTGGTACGACAATGGCCAGGTCAAGGAAGAGGGCCATTACGTCCAGGACCAGTTCGACGGCCGCATCGTGCACTATTGGGAAAACGGTGCGAAAAAGGCCGAATCGGTTTGGAGCCAAGGCAGGATCGTCGAACCCTGGAAGCACTGGGATACTCAGGGAAACCCGCTCCCCGACGAGCCCGCTGCCGGCGCTAGCGCGCCGAAGCATTGATCGAGTGGGCCAGCACTGCCGGTACGGCCGCGTTCAGCTGGCGGCGACCGCGCTGGGGCCACGCAGATGCGTCGCGATCCAATGCAGCTCGCGCCAGACGAGCGCGAGATAGACCACGGCGCCGCTCGTGGCGAGGATGCCCAGTCGCACGGCCGCGTGCATCTCGGCCAGGCCCGGCACGAGCCAGCGCAGTGCCGCGACCACCGCCGCCATCACCGCGACGGCCAGCAGCGGCCGACGCACGGCCTTCAGAAAATCACGCCAAGGCATCTCGACGGCGATCAGGCACGCGCCCAGGTAGGGCAAGAACGCCAACAAGTAGGCCGCCGTGTAGGCGCTGGCAAAAGCCAACAGCGTCCGGCCCGGCCACAGCGCCGTGGCGGCCAATGCCGCCAGTACCGCCGCGGCCAACGCAGCGGCCTGGACTGCGAGCCGGCCCGATCGTCCGATGCTCGACAGCACGCTGCCGATCACGTTGATGAACAGGTGCACCACGATCAACAAGGCAAACACGGCCAAGAGCGTTCCCGCGTCGCCCCAGCGCGTCGAGCCGAGCAGCTCGATCGCCTCGGGCGCCGTGAGCGACAGCCCGATGCCCAGCGGAAAACACACCAGGGCAATCAGCCGCCAGAAAGTAGTGAGCAACGTCAGGTAAGTTGCCCGATCGCCGCGGGCGCGTGACAGGGCCGGCAACATCACCCCAGTCAGCGGCGTGCTCAGCGCGCTGACGGGCTTCATGGCGATACCGTACGCTTGGCCGTAGAGCCCCAAGGCGCGTTCGCCGAGCAGGACGCCGATCAGCACCTTGTCGGCGTTGGCCGCGATCCAGAACAACACGCCGCTAATGGCGTAGTTGCCGCCGAACCGGATCAGGTGCAGCACGTTCGCCCCGCGGCGCGGGCGCCCTGGCCACCAGGGATGCAGCCACCAGTAACCGGCGGCGATCAGCCCCCATTCGACGTACTGTTCGAGCACCAGGGCCCAGGCCCCCCAGCCATACCAGGCCATGGCCACGGCCGCGGCACCACCGATCGCCTGGCCGACCACGCGCACCAGCGCCACCCAGCCCAAGCGCAGCTCGCGCTCGAGCATCACCTGGTGCTGCACGCCCCACGTCGTGGCCCACAGCGTTCCTGCCAGGGCGATGCCCAGCGGCACCAGCTCGGGCCTGCCGTTGAGCCAGGCCGCGACCGGTGCGAGCGCCGCCACTCCGAGCGACGTCACGATGCCGACGAGCTGATTGATCCAGAACAGGGCCGAAGCCTCGGCCACGGCCAACTCGGGCTGCTGCACGCCGGCGACGTACAACCCACCGGTGGTGAAAATGCGTCCGAACAGCACCAAGGGGAGCACCATGCCGACCAGTCCGAACGGCTCGGGCCCCAGCAGCCGCAACAGGGCCGAGAGGATCAGTACGGACATCACGTGCCCCGTCGCCTGGCAGGCCACGACGGCCAACGACCCGCGGCGTACCGATCGCGCCAGGTCGGCGCCGGCCAGCGGTGGCGTGGGCTTGCGCGTCGACATCAGGCGTTCTCGTGAGTGCCGGTAGCCAGCAGCCTGCGCCGCGCGGCGCGGTTTTCGCCCGCCGGCGCGACGCTCGGGCAAGGATTGCCGGCGACGCCCTGCGGGAGTGGCCGGGGCCGGACTCGCCGGTCGATGCTATTCGGCGTGGCGCGGCCGGCCCGCTGCCAGCAACGGCGCGCCAGCATCGAGGAACCTATCGCATGGCACCCTGCCTGATCATCGCCGCGGCGCTCGTCGCCGGCTCGCCGATTTGCGCGACAGACAACCTGGTGCCGTACGCCATGCGCAAGAGTTGCTGCCGGAGCTTGCCCTACTACGGCATCGCGCCTGGCTGCGGCACCCCGGTCCCGGGGCCGGCGTTCGACTATCGCACCGAGTTCGATTATCCCTGGTTCCACGAGCAGTACCGCGCCGCGGCCGCCCAAGCCCAGTGGGAGCACGACGTCTATCAAGGGAGCCTGGGCCGGCGAGCGCCCGGCGCCCCGCGCCGTCTGCCCGTGGCGACCGAGCCTGCGCGCACCGTTACGCGTGCGCCTCATCTCCCGAGCCCGCGGCGATAGCGCCAGATGCACCGCAGGGCGCTGATCCCGTCGCGCCAGGTGATCTTCTTGCCCTGCGCATACGTGCGTCCGCGGTAACTGATGGGCCGTTCGTAAATGCGGATGCCAGGAATGCTGGCCACCTTGGCCGTCAATTCCGGCTCGATGCCGAAGCGGTTCTCGCGCAGCGTGGGTGCAATCTGCTGGATCACCTCGCGCCGGAAGACCTTGTAACAGGTCTCCATGTCGCTCAGGTTCAAGTTCGTAAAGCAGTTCGAAAGCGTCGTCAGCAAACGATTGCCCACATAGTGCCAGAAATAGAGCACGCGTTGGTTGTCGCCGCTAAACCGGCTGCCGAACACCACGTCGGCCGACTCCTCGACGATCGGCTGAATCAGCTTGCCGTATTCGCCCGGGTCGTACTCCAGGTCGGCGTCCTGGATGATCACCACCTGGCCCGTGGCATGTTGAAAGCCCGTGCGCAGCGCCGCGCCTTTGCCCTGGTTTTGTTCGTGAAAGATGATCTGCAGGTCGCTCTGGCCGCGCCACGAGTCGAGCAGGGCCCGGGTGCCGTCCGTACTGCCGTCGTCGACCAGGATGATCTCGACCGGGACCCCGGAGCCGCGGACGCGTTCGACCAATTCACCCAGCGTGGCCACCTCGTTGTAGACCGGAATCACGACCGACAGGCGGAAGCCCTCGGGCAGACGGAAGACGCCCAGCCGCCGGCAGAGATCGTGCCCCAAGAGCCGTTCGAGCAACTCCACGCGCTCGGGGGCCAGGGCCGGCATGGCGCCGAGGCGGTCGGTCTCGGCCAGCGCGGCCAGCCAGCTTCGCAGTTCGTCCTGTTCGAGCGAGGCCATATTTGCTTTTGCAATTCCAGCCAATTCTAGACGGGTCTCACCTCAAAGGTTAACCTACAAAGCTTTGGCCGGGGTCAATTTGGGAACCCGGTTTTCCGGTTTTCTCCCAGCCCGGCCAGCGCGGCTATCGCGGAAGAGGTTTATGGCGGAAAAAGAGGAAGGCATCGAGGTCGAAGGGGTCGTCACGCAGGCCCTGGCCAACACGCGGTTTCGCGTCACGATCGACGGCGGTCATGAGGTCATCGCACACGTCGCCGGCAAAATGCGCAAGAACTTCATCCGCATCGTCCCTGGCGATCGCGTCAAGGTCGAGCTCTCTCCCTACGATCTGACCCGCGGGCGGATCGTGTTCCGCGAGCGGTAACAGCGCGCGGCCGCGATGTCGCGCGATGTGCGCATTGCGGACGTCAGGCATAAAGCGCGCGCACCGGCGCGCCCGGCGCCACGTCGTGCGGGCGATTCTGGCGATCGTAAATCCGCTGGCTCAGATCGACGCCCAGCAAGTCGAGAATCGTGGCGGTCAGCTCCGGCGGCGTGATCGGTTGGCTGGCCACATAAGCGCCGCGGTCGTCCGACGATCCGTACACGCGCCCGCGCGCAATGCCGCCGCCGGCCATGAGCACCGAATAAGCGTGCGGCCAATGGTCGCGCCCGGTCGCGTCGGTTGCCGCGTTCATCACCACCCGGCCGATGCGGGGTGTGCGGCCGAATTCGCCCAACACGACGATCAGCGTGTCGTCGAGCAGACCGCGCTCGTCCAGGTCGCCTAAGAGCGCTGCCAACCCGCGGTCGACCGGTGGAATCAGCTTCCGCTCGAGCGTGTTGAAATTGTCCTTGTGCGTGTCCCAAAACGGGCTCTTCACGTCGCTGCCGTCTTCGTGCCAATTGACCGTGACCAGCGCCGTACCGGCCTCGACCAGCCGCCGGGCGAGCAGCAGCGCCTGCCCAAAGGGGCTCGCACCGTAGCGCTCGCGCAGCGCGGCCGGTTCTTGCTCGAGTGCGAACGCCCGCCGCGCGCGCGCCGAGGCCACCAAGGCGAAGGCCTGCGCGTAGAGCGTGTCTTTCTGGGCTTCGAGCTCGTCGGCGCTGGCCGCAAGCTCACGATCGAGTCGTGCCAGCAGATCGTGCCGCGCGGCGAGTCGATCGAGCGTGATGCCGGCCGGCAGCTCGACGCCCGCGACGTGAAATTGGGCCGTGTTCGGTTCGGCGCGAATCAGCCAAGGGTCGAATCCACGCCCCAGGAAGCCGGCCGTCTCGCCGGCATACTCCTGAGGCAGGTCGAGAAACCGGTTCCAGCGCGGCACGGTGATCGCCTGCGGAAACGGGGCCCGGGGCTGCCGCAGCCGGGCCACGAGCGAACCGAGGCTGGGAAAATCGCTCGGGTCGGGCGCAGCGTCGAGGTCGGGTCGCGCATGGGGCCGGCCGGTGAAGGCGTAATAGAGCCCATAGCCGTGCCGCGGATGCTCGTGATGCATCGAACGCACGATCGTGAGCTTGTCGGAGACCTGGGCCAGGTGCGGGAAATGCTCGCAGATCTCCAGGCCCGGCACGCGCGTCGCGATCGGTCGAAACGGCCCGCGAAAGTCGGTCGGCGCATCCGGCTTGAGGTCCCACGTATCGAGCTGGCTGGGACCGCCGAACAAATACACGAAAATGCACGCCTGGGCCTTGGCCGGCAGTCGCAACGGGGCGCCGCTCGACGATTCCGGCGACTGGGCCCGTGCGCAGCGCGCCGCCAGCAATTCCGGCAGCCCGAGCCCCAAGGCCGCCAGCGAACCGACGTGCAACACGTCGCGCCGCGAGAGGCGATCGCAGAGCGAATGAGGCTGGCCATCGAAGCGCAGCATAAGAGCGTCGCTTTTTGTGCGAGATGCCCAGACGCGCCCCGCGGCCTGCGGCACGCGAGCATTCTAGGCCCCCGGACACCGCCCCGCCAAACTCCGCGCGCGACCCCGGGCAGGCGTGAGGCGGTTCAGCCGGCCGCCGCTTCGACCCTGGCCACCAGGCGTTCGACGTCGCTCGTTTCCCACGCGCGGTCGGTGACGCCCAACGGGGCGCGGGGCGGCCCGATATCCAGGTCGAACTTCAACTGCATCGCCGCACGCAGAAACGTCCAGATCGACCCGCTCGCCAGGATCGCGTCGATCGCCTCTTGGAACGTGAGCATGAATTCGCGCCCGCGGCGAAAATCGCCGGCGACGAATGCTGCCCGGGCGCGCTGG
It encodes the following:
- a CDS encoding acyl-CoA thioesterase, which translates into the protein MPGVYDHHLQVRPEEIDILGHVNNLAYLRWMVDAALAHSHVQGWDNDSYLKLGHGWVVRGHEITYLRSAMPNDAVIVRTWIADWSRVTSRRRYLILRRDDEAVLARAMTHWAYIDFKSGKPRRIPEEVSAAFVVVGDEPPGLLSDAPR
- a CDS encoding HYExAFE family protein, which codes for MTKRSNHYEVAFEEYLRGRAAPYVAVDEQRRSLVGRESLKSLDFIVSSPRAAHAPGAAGNWLIDVKGRQFPSGRQKRYWKNWSTRDEVDSLAQWETAFGASFAALILFAYEVVGDVAPLPAEQLFACRGRLYAFVGVRLHEYVHFARQISPKWDTLAVPTATFRRLAEPVDRLI
- the hisS gene encoding histidine--tRNA ligase, coding for MIEPRTLKGFRDYLPAAMLLRERLIDTARAVYRSYGFAPIDTPALEYLEILAGKGGEESDKQLYSFTDRGGRQVGLRFDLTVPLARFAAQHVATLGTPFKRYHIAPVWRGENTQRGRYREFMQCDFDTIGTESIAADIETTLVIADLFRALGIDAFTIHVNNRRVLNGLLENLGLRERSAAVLRALDKLAKIGRDKVAEELVAAAGATAAQADEVLKLAAIADSYDPAQPAESNAATIAQLAELVKGSATGSEGVQQLDTLRGACAAVWQGESCLKLDVSIARGLDYYTGTVFETFLGALPGIGSVCSGGRYDNLAELYTKQRLPGIGASLGLDRLLAALEELGAAAKATSPADVFIPYFEASRLADYQRLAAGLRMAGGIGNGPSAPGARLNVEVYPEPKRLGDQLKYADARGIRLAVIVGETEWQAGRCQVKHLAQRETRELDTLDPEKIAAAIRAML
- a CDS encoding YkgJ family cysteine cluster protein, which translates into the protein MSMLSELPVVKPPQFPREKLKPGESLCSHCTAKCCRYFALPIDTPHTYKEFDYLRWYLLHDQATLFTEGKTWYLLVHTSCKHLQADHRCGIYLTRPQICREYTTDDCEYEDHYVYDRYFETAEQIDEYAEAVMGPRSDDQAAKERKQARRGKGKRRQVDHSLRSPQPPLLPVAG
- a CDS encoding mandelate racemase/muconate lactonizing enzyme family protein; its protein translation is MRIHDIVVHRLVGGTVDGGWPDGHVPEDDLHALVEIVTDEGLCGWGSVFTGHRLVEAGVDFLRPRWQGEVALEPERLTEKLRQASFWQGRGGTIEHVISGIDIALWDLLGKATGQPVSRLLGGIYRQQIKPYASTLFDEPPVLRDRLQGLVARGFRAIKLGWRPFGRRSAAFDELLVRTARDAVGTDVDLLVDAGGSEEFWPHGYKWALTTAQMLAQYDIGWFEEPLAPDDLEGFVRLREHAPVPIAGGEVLTRRQAFLPWIERGALDIVQPDATKCGGLSEARRIAWLAADHHLGFVSHGWNTALGLAADLHLAAAIPVARYVEFLTPAPYIDQLLVEPPRLDAAGMLTIPQTPGLGVEINREALKRFAGR
- a CDS encoding formyltetrahydrofolate deformylase, whose amino-acid sequence is MEIVITAVGPDNRGLADPIVHYVTAHGANIAEIQMYDHDEERLFAMYVRIAIGDEEEPALREAMQSVAQTTGLSVRVWTPPVARRPRLAICTTHRQEPPLALLRAIRDGQIKAVASCMLGNRPSCRSLAEQFGVEWHAIGDAHGNPDDERMIALCDEYEVDYIVLARYMRVLPPSSCWKYAGGRIINLHHGLLPSFPGLRPYQEAYASRMLTYGATCHFIVPELDAGNQIIYQSTFTVPPGMKLDDVMRRGQEDNEPHCLVEGVRRVVEREVRLHFHRVVSRQG
- a CDS encoding oligosaccharide flippase family protein encodes the protein MSTRKPTPPLAGADLARSVRRGSLAVVACQATGHVMSVLILSALLRLLGPEPFGLVGMVLPLVLFGRIFTTGGLYVAGVQQPELAVAEASALFWINQLVGIVTSLGVAALAPVAAWLNGRPELVPLGIALAGTLWATTWGVQHQVMLERELRLGWVALVRVVGQAIGGAAAVAMAWYGWGAWALVLEQYVEWGLIAAGYWWLHPWWPGRPRRGANVLHLIRFGGNYAISGVLFWIAANADKVLIGVLLGERALGLYGQAYGIAMKPVSALSTPLTGVMLPALSRARGDRATYLTLLTTFWRLIALVCFPLGIGLSLTAPEAIELLGSTRWGDAGTLLAVFALLIVVHLFINVIGSVLSSIGRSGRLAVQAAALAAAVLAALAATALWPGRTLLAFASAYTAAYLLAFLPYLGACLIAVEMPWRDFLKAVRRPLLAVAVMAAVVAALRWLVPGLAEMHAAVRLGILATSGAVVYLALVWRELHWIATHLRGPSAVAAS